CACTCGATCGGCGGAGAGTACCTTTACGACCCCGCGCGCAATCGGATGGTCGCGGTCGACGCGCGGGCGATCCTCGCGGCGCTCGAGAAGGTCTACGGGGCGAAGCGGCTGGCGGAGGAGCTCCGGAAGGCGATGCGCTAACGCTCCCTCCGCCCCTCGCGGAACTCGCGGTTGCGCGCGACGACGTCGGCGAGGGTCGTTCCGTCGAGGATCTTCGCCGCGGCGTCGCGCACGTCGAGCAGGATCGAGTAGAACCCGGCGTGCCGGGGCTCCGCGTGCAGCATCTCGCGGAGCTCCGCGGCGCTTCCCATCGGCGCGAGGGAGCCGTCCAGCACGCGCACGACCGCGCCGAGGTAGATCTCGTCGGGGCGCCGCGCGAGCTGGTATCCCCCCTCGATCCCGCGTCGGCTGCGCACCATCCCGGCGTGTTTGAGCTCCAGCAGGATCCCCTCGAGGAACTTCGCGGGGATCGCCTCCGCCTTCGCGATCTCGCGGATCTGCACCACGCCGGGGCCGTACCGGTCCGCCAGGTGGCTCAACGCCCGCACGCCGTACAGGCCGCGCTTGGAGATCTTCATGCGGCCGCCTCGATGCCGCGCTCGAAGAACGCCTCGATCGCCTCGTGGAAGGCGTCGGGGGTGTCGAGGGTGCTGATGAGGCCGCGCAGGCGGGACCCCGCGGGAAGGCCGTGGGTATACCAGCTCGTGAA
This sequence is a window from Candidatus Polarisedimenticolaceae bacterium. Protein-coding genes within it:
- a CDS encoding Rrf2 family transcriptional regulator, translating into MKISKRGLYGVRALSHLADRYGPGVVQIREIAKAEAIPAKFLEGILLELKHAGMVRSRRGIEGGYQLARRPDEIYLGAVVRVLDGSLAPMGSAAELREMLHAEPRHAGFYSILLDVRDAAAKILDGTTLADVVARNREFREGRRER